The following are encoded in a window of Amaranthus tricolor cultivar Red isolate AtriRed21 chromosome 2, ASM2621246v1, whole genome shotgun sequence genomic DNA:
- the LOC130802669 gene encoding uncharacterized protein LOC130802669 gives MKVDPDDLSMDYLMSLANKCNGNRDIQGLFYLLPGYTLKDGLRKINKENVVIELHNAVIQMRTMNVYMLYKYLTSAFPVTDLDKGPLDQPKVQPKKLAPRRSTNIPLKRSPRSNLPAATTTKKALLPDTNVNHPLEPEIHSDFIDKSVKGSAFGNSSSEDEDYEVGLDDSVSSEDELEDADLVDELVDFEGSSDEEFVAARHKFRGEISKPVNSLERVQREAAQGTHGAQQTDLKNDVREGNVNFDSRG, from the coding sequence ATGAAAGTAGATCCAGATGATTTGTCCATGGATTACTTGATGAGTTTAGCTAATAAGTGCAACGGAAATAGAGATATACAAGGGCTTTTTTACTTGCTTCCAGGTTACACTTTAAAGGATGGCTTAAGGAAGATAAATAAGGAAAATGTTGTTATTGAGTTACATAATGCAGTAATTCAGATGAGGACAATGAATGTGTATATGCTTTATAAATATCTAACTTCAGCATTCCCTGTAACTGATCTTGATAAAGGACCACTTGATCAACCAAAGGTCCAGCCCAAAAAGTTAGCCCCTAGAAGGAGTACTAATATACCATTGAAGAGAAGTCCTAGGAGCAATTTACCAGCAGCCACTACTACTAAAAAGGCATTATTACCTGATACTAATGTTAACCACCCTCTTGAGCCTGAAATTCATTCTGATTTTATAGATAAATCCGTAAAGGGGAGTGCATTTGGTAATAGTAGTTCAGAAGATGAGGATTATGAAGTAGGCCTTGATGATAGTGTGAGTAGTGAGGATGAGTTAGAGGATGCTGATTTAGTGGATGAGTTAGTAGATTTTGAAGGATCCAGTGATGAAGAGTTTGTAGCTGCTAGACACAAGTTTAGAGGGGAAATTTCTAAACCTGTCAATTCTTTAGAAAGAGTGCAAAGAGAGGCTGCTCAGGGTACGCACGGAGCTCAACAAACAGATCTGAAAAATGATGTTAGGGAAGGAAATGTAAACTTTGATTCTAGGGGATAG
- the LOC130805446 gene encoding uncharacterized protein LOC130805446 produces MMLRKRGPLIGDNTDFKCFKWVVRQKFTSRQSFKNAIAKYEILQGRNITITSSNNHRKQNVTVKCVSGCKFYLYGGWDSRRVVYVVKLVNGEHSCSRNMKKNRKMKSRWVADQFLEVFKVRPHWPAKEIMATIKKAFGVLVNKDFAYRVKYHAHRMFHGSMLEHYTKHGRYIEALKHINPQSLVELVTDPTRVDNANVFQRLHVCFEGLKHGWLEGCRKVICIDACFLKTFLGGQLLSAIRKDHNDQTYPISWAVVESENNESWEWFLQNLQIFLNLGDGNDLVIISNEHQVTILNGVAKVFPKAEHRHCARHIYAHWHKSFKGKDLKLLFWKAKAYSKAYFKDSLVEIEKILPAAVDGFKRYNPVCFSRAYMSFTTKVDVIVNNMAETFNGYIITARTKHIIHMLEDIRTQVMQLYVKKGDVSKWKGDYGPRVIARLEKEKEKAKNCEAIPSTNTIF; encoded by the exons ATGAT GTTAAGAAAAAGAGGGCCTTTAATTGGAGATAATACAGATTTTAAATGCTTTAAATGGGTTGTTCGGCAAAAGTTCACCTCTAGGCAAAGCTTTAAGAATGCTATAGCAAAGTATGAGATATTACAAGGAAGGAATATCACAATAACCTCTAGTAATAATCATAGAAAACAAAATGTCACTGTGAAATGTGTTTCAGGAtgcaaattttatttgtatGGTGGATGGGATTCAAGGAGAGTTGTGTATGTTGTTAAATTAGTTAATGGTGAGCATAGTTGTTCAAGAAACATGAAAAAGAACAGGAAAATGAAATCCAGATGGGTAGCAGACCAATTCTTAGAGGTGTTCAAGGTTCGACCACATTGGCCAGCTAAAGAAATAATGGCTACGATTAAGAAAGCCTTTGGTGTTCTTGTTAATAAGGATTTTGCTTATAGAGTCAAGTATCATGCACATCGAATGTTTCATGGTAGTATGCTAGAGCACTACACTAAGCATGGTAGGTACATTGAGGCTCTGAAACACATTAACCCACAAAGCTTGGTGGAACTTGTCACTGATCCCACGAGAGTTGATAATGCTAATGTTTTTCAAAGACTGCATGTGTGTTTTGAGGGGTTGAAACATGGATGGTTAGAAGGATGCAGGAAGGTTATTTGTATCGATGCGTGCTTTCTAAAGACCTTTTTAGGTGGTCAACTACTAAGTGCCATTAGGAAAGACCACAATGATCAAACGTACCCAATATCATGGGCCGTTGTAGAGAGTGAAAACAATGAAAGTTGGGAATGGTTTCTGCAGAATCTTCAGATTTTTCTCAACTTAGGTGATGGGAACGACTTggttattatatcaaatgaacaCCAGGTTA CAATATTAAATGGTGTTGCTAAAGTGTTCCCCAAAGCTGAACATAGACATTGTGCTAGACACATTTACGCTCATTGGCACAAGTCATTCAAGGGTAAGGATTTGAAGCTTCTGTTTTGGAAGGCTAAAGCGTACAGTAAGGCTTATTTCAAAGATTCTTTAGTGGAGATAGAGAAAATATTGCCAGCAGCTGTGGATGGTTTCAAGAGGTACAACCCTGTTTGTTTTTCTAGGGCATATATGTCATTCACAACCAAAGTTGATGTCATTGTGAATAACATGGCAGAAACATTTAACGGATATATTATCACTGCTCGAACAAAACACATTATACACATGTTGGAAGACATTAGAACACAAGTCATGCAATTATATGTTAAAAAAGGAGATGTTAGTAAGTGGAAAGGTGATTATGGTCCTAGGGTTATAGCTAGACTAGAAAAGGAGAAAGAGAAAGCTAAGAATTGTGAAGCTATCCCTTCAACTAATACGATCTTCTAG
- the LOC130806287 gene encoding ribosome-binding factor PSRP1, chloroplastic isoform X2 yields MATLCASAINMHPSLTNTLSNPVGLSSTSSNLSSLRSTFINPSSLGLTVAVKSIQLQPNKHNVVCMSWDGPLSSVKLILQGRNLEMTENVRSYVEEKVGKSVKNHSHFVREVDVRLSARGGELGKGPKLRRCEVTIFTKKHGVIRAEEDSESLYGSIDLVSSVIQRKLRKIKDKVSDHGRHMKGFNRLKVREPEPIIVTKEESVEEDVETIAPVPVGDEEDLIEEIVRTKYFDMPPLTVTEAIEQLENVDHAFYAFRNEETGEINILYKRKEGGYGLIIPKDGKTEKLEPLQVQDREPSFAE; encoded by the exons ATGGCAACTTTATGTGCTTCAGCCATTAATATGCACCCAAGTCTTACTAATACTCTCTCTAATCCTGTTGGTTTATCATCAACTTCATCTAATTTATCTTCTCTTCGTTCAACCTTTATTAATCCTTCTTCTTTGGGACTTACTGTTGCTGTTAAAAGTATTCAATTGCAACCAAATAAGCATAATGTTGTTTGTATGTCTTGGGATGGTCCTCTCTCTTCTGTTAAACTTATCCTTCAAGGTCGTAATCTTGAG ATGACTGAAAATGTCAGAAGCTATGTGGAAGAAAAGGTTGGAAAATCTGTGAAGAACCATAGCCATTTTGTGCGAGAAGTGGATGTGCGTTTGTCTGCCCGGGGTGGAGAGCTTGGCAAAGGGCCTAAACTTAGAAGATGTGAG GTCACCATATTTACCAAAAAGCACGGAGTAATTAGAGCTGAGGAAGATTCCGAAAGTCTCTATGGAAGTATCGATTTGGTATCCTCGGTTATACAGAGGAAATTGAGGAAGATCAAAGACAAAGTTTCGGATCATGGGCGACATATGAAAGGTTTTAACCGCTTGAAGGTGAGAGAGCCCGAGCCTATAATAGTTACTAAAGAGGAATCTGTGGAGGAGGATGTGGAAACAATAGCTCCTGTTCCTGTCGGAGATGAGGAGGACCTCATTGAAGAG ATTGTTCGTACGAAGTACTTTGATATGCCACCTCTTACAGTAACTGAAGCAATCGAGCAGCTCGAgaatgttgatcatgctttctATGCCTTCCGAAATGAAGAAACAG GTGAAATTAACATTCTGTACAAAAGGAAAGAGGGAGGATACGGGCTTATTATTCCCAAAGACGGAAAAACAGAAAAGTTGGAACCTTTGCAAGTGCAAGATAGAGAACCCTCCTTTGCAGAATAG
- the LOC130806287 gene encoding ribosome-binding factor PSRP1, chloroplastic isoform X1: MATLCASAINMHPSLTNTLSNPVGLSSTSSNLSSLRSTFINPSSLGLTVAVKSIQLQPNKHNVVCMSWDGPLSSVKLILQGRNLEMTENVRSYVEEKVGKSVKNHSHFVREVDVRLSARGGELGKGPKLRRCEVTIFTKKHGVIRAEEDSESLYGSIDLVSSVIQRKLRKIKDKVSDHGRHMKGFNRLKVREPEPIIVTKEESVEEDVETIAPVPVGDEEDLIEEIVRTKYFDMPPLTVTEAIEQLENVDHAFYAFRNEETGIPSFTVKTVKDPTQPKAPIGPQDMLYTLTGPLTQAPIGLEVWMQHMPSSYMALNIPL, translated from the exons ATGGCAACTTTATGTGCTTCAGCCATTAATATGCACCCAAGTCTTACTAATACTCTCTCTAATCCTGTTGGTTTATCATCAACTTCATCTAATTTATCTTCTCTTCGTTCAACCTTTATTAATCCTTCTTCTTTGGGACTTACTGTTGCTGTTAAAAGTATTCAATTGCAACCAAATAAGCATAATGTTGTTTGTATGTCTTGGGATGGTCCTCTCTCTTCTGTTAAACTTATCCTTCAAGGTCGTAATCTTGAG ATGACTGAAAATGTCAGAAGCTATGTGGAAGAAAAGGTTGGAAAATCTGTGAAGAACCATAGCCATTTTGTGCGAGAAGTGGATGTGCGTTTGTCTGCCCGGGGTGGAGAGCTTGGCAAAGGGCCTAAACTTAGAAGATGTGAG GTCACCATATTTACCAAAAAGCACGGAGTAATTAGAGCTGAGGAAGATTCCGAAAGTCTCTATGGAAGTATCGATTTGGTATCCTCGGTTATACAGAGGAAATTGAGGAAGATCAAAGACAAAGTTTCGGATCATGGGCGACATATGAAAGGTTTTAACCGCTTGAAGGTGAGAGAGCCCGAGCCTATAATAGTTACTAAAGAGGAATCTGTGGAGGAGGATGTGGAAACAATAGCTCCTGTTCCTGTCGGAGATGAGGAGGACCTCATTGAAGAG ATTGTTCGTACGAAGTACTTTGATATGCCACCTCTTACAGTAACTGAAGCAATCGAGCAGCTCGAgaatgttgatcatgctttctATGCCTTCCGAAATGAAGAAACAGGTATACCATCTTTCACTGTTAAAACCGTCAAGGACCCTACTCAACCAAAAGCGCCCATTGGgcctcaagatatgttatatactctaacaggcCCCCTCACGCAAGcgcccattgggctagaagtatgGATGCAGCACATGCCCTCCTCATACATGgcactaaatattccactttaa